TGGATAAGCGATCCGGCAGCGGACAAATATGCCTTCAGCCCCTTCGGCGATTGCGACAACTCCGTGGTCGCGCTCTAGCGCCGTAGTTGGTGCAGGCCGGGGGCGCGGGGGGGCGTAGGGCGGCTGCCCCGGGCCGTGTCCGGAGGATTTTCCGCCGCGGCGGCCCAGGCGGACATCGGCGTACGCCGGGTGCGCGTCTCGGAAGGCCGCCGCCGCGATCATGGCCGCCTGCGGACGTTTCGCGCGGCATCCGATTCCTTTGCATTTCAGGACCGTGGCCCCGCAGGCTTGCCCGGGGACAGGGCTTGGGCTAGTGTGCCGCAAAACGCGCCCCGGCGCGAAGGAGCGGCACGGCGCATGGAACTTTTGCAGGCCATCCAAACCCGGCGAAGCATCCGGCACTTCACCCCCGAACCGGTCCCCGTCGCGGACATCCTGACCGTCCTGGACGCCGGACGATGCGCGCCCAGCGGCCAGAACAAGCAGCCCTGGCGGTTTCTGGCCGTGCGCGGAGACGATTCCCGTCGGGAGATCCTGGCCGGGCACACGGCCTATTCCCGTATCCTGCGCGAGGCGGCCTTTGTCGTGGCCGTGTTTCTGGACCGCCAGGCCGCCTACCACCCGGTCAAGGACCATCAGGGGATCGGGGCCTGCCTGCAGAACATGCTCCTGGCCGCCCATGCCCTGGGGCTTGGGGCGGTGTGGATCGGAGAGATCATCAATCACGAGCCGGACGTCACCCGGGCCCTTGGCCTCGACGCCGAGCGGTACGCGCTTATGGCCGTGGTGGCCGCCGGACATCCGGCCAAACCCGGGAGCAGCACCCGCAGGCCCCTGGAGGAGTTGCTTTTGGAACCGTTGCACGGAGACGAGGCATGAAGGTCGAGACGTTTCCCCTGGGCCCCTTGCAGACCAACAGTTACCTGGCCTGCGCGGGCGGATTGGCCGCCGCCTTCGACGTGGGCGGCGATCCGGCCCCCATGCTGGATTATCTGCGGAAAAACAGCCTGACTCTGACCCACATCCTGGCCACCCACCTGCACTGCGACCATCTCTACGGCGTGGCCGCGCTGGCCGGGGCCACGGGCGCGCCGGTGTGGGCCAGCCCGGCGGACAGGTTCCTCATGGACACGGAGCTTGGCGGCGGAGGGCTTATGGGGCTGCCCCTGGTTGCGCCGTTTACGTTTACGGACGCCTCGCCGGGCGAGGCCGTATTGGCCGGACGGACCTGCCGCATCCTGACCACTCCGGGCCACAGCCCGGGCGGGCTGTCGTTTTATTTCCCCGACGACGGCGTGGTCTTCGTGGGCGATCTGTTGTTTTCCAGGTCCGTGGGCCGCACGGATTTCCCGGGCGGCGATTCCGACGTGCTCCTGGCCTCGGTGAAGGAGCGCATCTTCACCCTGCCCGGGGACACGGCGGTCTATCCCGGCCACGGCCCGGCCACCACGGTGGCCGAGGAACGGCGGCACAATCCTTTTTTTTCGGAGTTCGCATGAACGCGCCGCGTCCTGATGCTGTCGGAGGGCAGTCCGCTTCCCCGGCGGCCCCGGTGGTGGTCCTGTGTTGCAGTCCCCGGGCCGGGGGCAACTCGGATCTGGCCGGGCAGGCCGTGGCCCGGGGGGTTCTGGCCGCCGGGGGGGAGAGCCGCACGTATTATTTGCGCGAGCACTGCGTGTTGCCGTGCGTGGGCTGCGGGGCCTGCGCCGCAAGCCCGGGCCATCGTTGCGTGCTCGGCGACAAGGACGACGCCGAGACCCTGTTTGCGGCCATGCGCTACGCCTCGGCCATCGTCCTGGCCTCGCCCATCTATTTCTACCATGTCCCGGCGGGCCTCAAGGCCCTCATCGACCGGGGGCAGCGCTTTCATGCCGCCGTGCCTCCGGCTGCGGGCGCGGAGGGCGGCGATGCGGCGGACAGGCCCGAGGTGCACGTCATCCTGGTGTCCGGGCGCAAGAAGGGGGCGAAGCTTTTTGACGGGGCGCTTTTGAGCCTGAAGTATTTTTTCGAGCCCATGGGCCTGGCCCTGGCCGAGCCCACGCTGCTTCGCGGCTACGACGCGGCCGGGGATCTGTCCGCTGACACGACGGTGGGGGCCCGGCTGGCCTGGCGGGGCGGGGAGTTGTGGCGGGAGCTTGCGGCGCGAAAGATGGCCGGTTGATCCGGAGGGGGCATGGCCTTTGTGCGACGCCTGCTTGCCGCCGTGTCCTGGCGCGACCTGCTTTCCAGGCGGTGCCGGGTGTGCGGCGATCCGGTCCCGCCAGGGCCGGATGGCAGGGCGTCGGCCACGGCGGACTGGCCCCCGCGCGGCCTGTGCCCGGCCTGCGCCAAGAGCCTTTCCCCCAGGCGGGGCGGGTTTTGTCCCCGGTGCGGGGCCATGGAGGCGGACCCGGCGGACGACCCCGACCTGTGCGCCGCCTGTCTGCTCGAACCCAGGCCCTTTTCGGCCCTGGCCTTCCACGCCCCCTACGGCGGGCTTTTACGAGACATGATCCTCGCCTTCAAGTTCGGGGAACGCCCGCAGTACGGGGCCGTGTTGCGCGATCTTTTCCTTTTGGCCTTTGA
Above is a genomic segment from Desulfolutivibrio sulfodismutans DSM 3696 containing:
- a CDS encoding MBL fold metallo-hydrolase, whose translation is MKVETFPLGPLQTNSYLACAGGLAAAFDVGGDPAPMLDYLRKNSLTLTHILATHLHCDHLYGVAALAGATGAPVWASPADRFLMDTELGGGGLMGLPLVAPFTFTDASPGEAVLAGRTCRILTTPGHSPGGLSFYFPDDGVVFVGDLLFSRSVGRTDFPGGDSDVLLASVKERIFTLPGDTAVYPGHGPATTVAEERRHNPFFSEFA
- a CDS encoding flavodoxin family protein, whose protein sequence is MNAPRPDAVGGQSASPAAPVVVLCCSPRAGGNSDLAGQAVARGVLAAGGESRTYYLREHCVLPCVGCGACAASPGHRCVLGDKDDAETLFAAMRYASAIVLASPIYFYHVPAGLKALIDRGQRFHAAVPPAAGAEGGDAADRPEVHVILVSGRKKGAKLFDGALLSLKYFFEPMGLALAEPTLLRGYDAAGDLSADTTVGARLAWRGGELWRELAARKMAG
- a CDS encoding nitroreductase family protein — protein: MELLQAIQTRRSIRHFTPEPVPVADILTVLDAGRCAPSGQNKQPWRFLAVRGDDSRREILAGHTAYSRILREAAFVVAVFLDRQAAYHPVKDHQGIGACLQNMLLAAHALGLGAVWIGEIINHEPDVTRALGLDAERYALMAVVAAGHPAKPGSSTRRPLEELLLEPLHGDEA